Proteins co-encoded in one Spirosoma endbachense genomic window:
- a CDS encoding alpha/beta fold hydrolase codes for MANSSILIGLLTLFLLPISNAQSQPGVVRTLEPCACPVEVDTSFRTRCAYLIVPENRKQKNGKTIKLPFVLVQSKNPNKKKDPLLFTGGGPGGSSLGWARGVARSPIINDRDCIAFEQRGTYFALPRLSGNELDDAIRESYRKNLNKDSMMVVGGKRYKKALEAKGIDLSGYNTDETVSDIHDLLATLQIDSVNLSGISYSGGLMLAVLQKDPARIRSLILDSPLPTFVPIDEDEPANFNESLTILFRHVDTDSTNKALYGNLKEKFERYFTSIDGKKFYIPYVEKGTTDTVRIQYTRSDLLGVLVNTRMKHIPYVITEMIKGNHYSYIKRALDGIFEHSTAPSGMRISVYCADQTAYHSEKVGHQLYDAYPYLKGYHINDVYKELCDCWKVPPIRPETKQPFYSNKPALLADGEMDNACRPLYIDMIHHYMPNSQRLLFTKYAHGVGGDDMTRFMQLFLDQPYRKIESNKNDIIAY; via the coding sequence ATGGCTAACTCTTCGATACTGATAGGTCTGTTGACCCTATTTCTGCTACCCATTTCAAATGCCCAAAGCCAGCCTGGCGTTGTTCGTACTCTTGAGCCATGCGCTTGTCCCGTGGAGGTAGATACGAGCTTTCGCACCCGCTGCGCTTACCTGATTGTGCCCGAGAACCGGAAACAAAAGAATGGAAAAACCATTAAGCTACCTTTTGTGCTGGTACAAAGTAAGAACCCCAATAAAAAGAAAGACCCGCTTCTGTTTACGGGCGGTGGACCAGGAGGCAGTTCGCTGGGCTGGGCCAGGGGAGTTGCCAGAAGTCCAATCATCAACGACCGCGATTGCATTGCCTTTGAGCAGCGGGGCACCTATTTTGCCCTTCCCAGGCTATCGGGCAACGAATTAGATGATGCGATCCGGGAGTCTTACCGCAAAAATCTGAATAAAGATAGCATGATGGTAGTTGGCGGTAAACGCTACAAAAAGGCGCTGGAAGCAAAGGGCATTGACCTCTCAGGCTACAACACCGACGAAACCGTATCGGACATTCATGACCTGCTGGCCACTTTGCAGATTGATTCCGTTAATCTGTCGGGTATCTCCTATAGCGGTGGGCTCATGCTGGCCGTACTTCAGAAAGACCCTGCCCGGATTCGGTCCTTAATCCTGGATTCACCGCTCCCAACGTTCGTTCCTATCGATGAAGATGAGCCCGCCAATTTCAACGAATCACTCACGATCTTATTCCGCCATGTCGATACAGATTCGACCAATAAAGCATTGTATGGCAATTTGAAAGAGAAGTTCGAGCGCTATTTTACCTCCATCGACGGGAAAAAATTTTATATTCCTTATGTGGAGAAGGGCACCACCGATACGGTGCGCATTCAGTACACCAGAAGCGACTTATTGGGCGTTCTCGTGAACACTCGCATGAAACACATTCCTTATGTGATTACCGAAATGATAAAGGGGAATCACTATAGCTACATTAAACGAGCCCTTGATGGTATTTTTGAACACAGTACGGCTCCTTCGGGCATGAGAATTTCGGTTTATTGTGCTGATCAGACCGCTTATCATAGCGAAAAAGTAGGCCACCAACTCTACGATGCGTATCCCTATTTGAAAGGCTACCACATTAATGATGTCTATAAAGAACTGTGTGATTGCTGGAAGGTTCCACCCATAAGACCGGAAACCAAGCAACCTTTCTATTCCAACAAACCGGCCTTATTGGCCGATGGCGAAATGGACAATGCCTGCCGACCGCTTTACATCGACATGATTCATCATTATATGCCGAATAGCCAGCGGCTGCTTTTTACCAAGTACGCACACGGGGTTGGTGGTGACGATATGACTCGTTTTATGCAGTTATTCCTCGATCAGCCGTACCGGAAAATAGAATCGAATAAGAACGATATTATTGCTTATTGA
- a CDS encoding LytR/AlgR family response regulator transcription factor: MNALIIEDEKLVALELMASIAEVDPGIKVIGTVGSVKTALRWFAENAEPDVIFADVQLADGVSFTIFDRFKLSCPIIFTTAYNEYAIQAFKANGIDYLLKPVDWDELRQAINKARMLTKAQGNVAVDIQKLMLALNVPVKPVFKEHFLGNTRNSWVPVKVAEVSLFTRDQLNFMVTNAGERYILDYDSLDEIETLLNPDQFYRTNRHTIVNLEAVQSVKGMSNLKLIVKLKAPNHLIDIEISRDKAPSFKKWLEK; this comes from the coding sequence ATGAACGCGCTCATCATTGAAGACGAAAAGTTAGTTGCCCTTGAGCTGATGGCCAGTATCGCTGAAGTCGATCCGGGTATTAAGGTTATTGGAACCGTAGGCTCTGTGAAAACTGCCCTCCGTTGGTTCGCCGAAAATGCCGAACCCGATGTGATCTTTGCTGATGTTCAACTGGCTGATGGTGTGAGCTTTACGATCTTCGATCGATTTAAGCTGTCGTGTCCGATCATTTTTACAACGGCTTATAATGAATATGCGATTCAGGCTTTTAAAGCCAATGGAATCGACTACCTGCTCAAACCCGTTGACTGGGATGAACTACGGCAAGCCATTAACAAAGCCCGTATGCTGACTAAAGCGCAGGGTAATGTAGCTGTTGATATCCAGAAGTTGATGCTCGCGTTGAACGTACCCGTGAAGCCGGTATTTAAAGAGCATTTTCTCGGAAATACCCGCAACAGCTGGGTGCCCGTTAAAGTGGCGGAAGTTTCTTTATTTACCCGCGATCAATTAAATTTTATGGTCACTAACGCGGGTGAGCGGTATATTCTGGATTATGACTCGCTCGACGAAATTGAAACGCTGCTTAACCCCGACCAGTTTTATCGTACCAATCGACACACGATCGTTAACCTTGAGGCCGTACAGAGTGTGAAAGGAATGAGTAATCTTAAACTCATTGTTAAGCTTAAAGCCCCTAATCATTTAATTGACATCGAAATCAGCCGCGATAAAGCACCTTCCTTTAAAAAATGGCTCGAAAAATGA
- a CDS encoding helix-turn-helix domain-containing protein has protein sequence MTEIFDNIRKLYRFYTPRHELANYIEFFSESSAEETYHHVGDNRFIIKMFPSWTPTFYINLGQPYQLAVGANRFLIQKSTDVLILRNNIVERHNLPTDHIFTIKFFPGGLEAILGINQVQFSDQVVKLETVLPEALIHGVKQVADFDERIELLENFFLSQYKKKKASAYYVDVVQKAIETYTASNMEFTSSQLASELFATNKTLYRYFIRVIGTTPKQYFSTVRARMALAGYVANKKLFSPDDYGYYDMSHFYKDVIRFTGRKLIENVG, from the coding sequence ATGACCGAGATTTTCGATAATATTCGAAAGCTCTACCGATTCTACACACCCCGCCATGAACTGGCCAACTATATAGAGTTTTTCTCTGAATCATCGGCCGAGGAAACCTATCATCATGTAGGTGATAATCGATTTATCATTAAGATGTTTCCTAGCTGGACACCGACCTTCTATATCAATCTAGGTCAACCTTATCAGTTAGCCGTTGGCGCTAACCGCTTCCTGATTCAAAAAAGCACGGATGTACTTATCCTGAGAAACAACATTGTTGAACGGCATAATTTGCCAACAGATCACATTTTCACCATCAAGTTTTTTCCGGGTGGGCTCGAAGCGATACTAGGTATCAATCAGGTTCAGTTTTCTGACCAGGTGGTGAAATTAGAAACCGTTTTGCCCGAAGCCCTGATTCATGGGGTCAAACAAGTAGCTGATTTTGACGAGCGTATCGAATTGCTCGAGAATTTCTTTTTAAGTCAATACAAGAAGAAAAAAGCCAGCGCATATTACGTTGACGTTGTGCAAAAAGCCATTGAAACCTATACTGCCAGCAACATGGAATTTACCAGCAGCCAACTGGCTAGTGAGCTATTTGCAACCAACAAAACCCTTTATCGTTACTTTATCAGGGTGATCGGCACCACACCCAAACAGTATTTTTCTACCGTAAGAGCCAGAATGGCCTTAGCTGGCTATGTAGCTAATAAAAAACTATTTTCTCCCGACGATTATGGCTATTACGATATGAGCCATTTTTACAAAGACGTCATCCGGTTCACTGGCAGGAAATTAATTGAGAACGTCGGTTGA
- a CDS encoding globin domain-containing protein, with amino-acid sequence MRTKMTPQQFIVVKQSWRLLRAINPALLGEVFYGQLFMRYPALRPFFPGPMESQYQKLVDMLSLIIARLDRETVTEEIAQLAQRHKGYGVKSEHFDAVGQSLLWTLEQGLGRDWNDTVRTAWEACYTDLRNAMLEKM; translated from the coding sequence ATGAGAACGAAAATGACACCCCAGCAATTTATAGTTGTTAAGCAGAGCTGGAGGCTCCTTCGGGCTATTAACCCAGCTTTACTGGGAGAAGTGTTTTACGGGCAGTTATTTATGCGCTATCCCGCGTTGCGCCCCTTTTTCCCCGGCCCGATGGAAAGTCAATACCAAAAACTAGTTGATATGCTCAGCCTGATCATCGCTCGTCTTGACCGGGAAACGGTAACCGAAGAAATTGCCCAGTTAGCCCAGCGCCACAAAGGCTATGGTGTTAAGTCCGAACATTTTGACGCGGTAGGACAATCTCTTTTATGGACGCTGGAACAAGGTTTAGGAAGAGACTGGAACGATACTGTTCGAACAGCCTGGGAAGCCTGCTACACGGATCTTCGTAACGCCATGCTGGAGAAAATGTAG
- a CDS encoding T9SS type A sorting domain-containing protein — protein MKQICFSIAMLIFWVLPLVGWAQDTNCAVEQSDSSITQSLPWFNNNQVLSDLVNQIESCSGCRSASANGKTFNLPVKIWIHAAAQGPGTAITAAQAEQYINGVNDIYQQNNVDMRLYIKCSQIEIINNSSYFNNPRAQMFDDFYDSHALNIHFVDSNAPNPNTRGSSLYPWQNKRYSCWITTQRQVTTTFIHALVHEIGHTLGLYHTFESGRYSLAATNGSAGNCFQESVSRTRTQGFFCFSTGGLLKCMVNGDIIADTEADPALAINDITRDNNGVCTYRGTKGTDNWGDAWTPPVYNIMGYGNPLCNTQITRMQKGVLYNGALKHSTFLASYNVNNEQAFCTNNDVDSYENDNFPENAKFISEGEAQLHSFHSTPYGGQCDEDWVTFTVNTSGTYSVRTQQAGNFPLANTRLLLYDTGGNLINQNDDANGTQFSELGVNLSPGVYRIKVANPSQGSGYYLLIFSTAANNIPTISVSQEQPSIGSSGGTINESVTNNGATQGWIATVSDPSWISLSLYNTDLTDKQTLNIFIQPNTSVSSRIGTVTLRAKSNSSITKTITITQAGSGNGNVGGCSFSEGQFLFNFYGELIYAHYSNGVLFAAYQDGSNFKPQHWMQAASGSVGFDPDKVSCFAENDPRTNPTNPTNPTNPPAGCSFSEGQYLLTTSWGEAIYAHLYNGYFYAAYQDGTNFKPRHWLEAISYSQANCFAEEDPRSNPNQPTNPTNPTNPPSGGSLNFQIVSYDCNTGVLQYKFTSGDTSPVTVSLPGIFGGTMNPNTVTTYTFPSDGKVGRTVTGSATQSGNQIAINFTNGCNLGARMGTFGRSLSNNIEETKEFNVFPNPSNGSFSLLMETIEKQEYKIIITDSFGRILEERKFMGNGFSHENKFDLSNKAFGTILIQVSHGSIRGSKKLILQK, from the coding sequence ATGAAACAGATTTGCTTTAGCATTGCTATGCTCATTTTTTGGGTTCTTCCCTTAGTCGGTTGGGCACAGGATACCAATTGCGCCGTTGAACAATCGGATTCCTCCATTACTCAATCCCTTCCCTGGTTCAATAACAATCAAGTCTTATCGGATTTAGTCAATCAAATTGAGAGTTGCTCGGGATGCCGCAGCGCCAGTGCCAATGGGAAAACATTTAATCTACCTGTAAAAATTTGGATACACGCTGCGGCCCAAGGTCCAGGTACTGCCATTACAGCGGCTCAGGCCGAACAATATATTAATGGCGTTAACGACATATACCAGCAAAACAATGTGGATATGCGGTTATACATTAAATGCAGCCAAATTGAAATCATCAATAATAGCTCCTATTTTAATAATCCAAGAGCGCAGATGTTCGATGATTTTTACGATTCCCATGCGCTCAATATCCATTTTGTTGACTCAAACGCGCCTAATCCTAATACAAGAGGTTCATCCTTATACCCCTGGCAAAACAAACGATATTCGTGTTGGATTACAACACAACGCCAAGTTACAACAACCTTTATTCATGCCCTGGTCCATGAAATTGGCCATACCCTGGGCTTGTACCATACGTTTGAATCGGGTAGGTATTCCCTGGCAGCTACCAATGGAAGCGCGGGTAATTGCTTTCAGGAATCGGTAAGCCGGACGCGGACACAAGGTTTTTTTTGTTTTAGCACGGGCGGCTTACTAAAATGCATGGTGAATGGGGATATAATCGCCGATACAGAGGCCGATCCGGCACTTGCTATTAATGACATTACTCGGGATAACAATGGAGTCTGTACGTACCGAGGGACAAAAGGTACCGATAATTGGGGAGATGCCTGGACGCCACCCGTCTACAACATTATGGGCTATGGTAATCCGCTTTGTAATACCCAGATTACCCGGATGCAAAAAGGAGTCTTGTATAATGGTGCCCTCAAACATAGCACCTTTTTGGCTTCCTATAACGTCAATAATGAACAAGCCTTCTGCACCAATAATGATGTCGATTCATACGAGAATGATAATTTCCCCGAAAATGCGAAATTCATTTCAGAGGGTGAGGCTCAGCTTCACTCGTTCCATTCCACACCCTACGGAGGCCAATGTGACGAAGATTGGGTAACCTTTACGGTCAATACCAGTGGAACCTATTCGGTTCGGACCCAACAGGCCGGCAACTTCCCGCTCGCTAATACACGCCTTTTACTCTATGACACTGGCGGAAATTTAATCAACCAGAATGATGATGCCAATGGCACCCAATTCTCCGAATTAGGGGTGAATCTATCGCCGGGTGTTTACCGAATAAAAGTAGCAAATCCCTCCCAGGGAAGCGGCTATTATCTCCTTATTTTTTCGACGGCAGCCAATAACATCCCGACTATATCGGTCTCTCAGGAACAACCCAGTATAGGTAGTTCAGGGGGTACAATCAATGAATCGGTCACCAATAATGGAGCTACCCAGGGCTGGATTGCTACCGTCAGTGATCCTTCCTGGATCAGTTTAAGTCTGTACAATACGGATTTAACCGATAAACAAACGCTGAACATTTTTATTCAACCTAACACCAGCGTATCCAGTCGGATTGGTACGGTGACCCTTCGGGCAAAATCGAATAGCAGTATAACCAAGACGATTACGATCACGCAGGCAGGTTCTGGCAACGGGAATGTGGGGGGCTGCTCGTTTTCAGAAGGCCAGTTTCTGTTTAATTTTTACGGGGAACTGATCTATGCTCATTATTCGAATGGTGTTCTTTTTGCGGCTTATCAGGATGGCTCCAATTTTAAGCCTCAGCATTGGATGCAGGCTGCTTCGGGATCGGTCGGATTTGATCCAGATAAAGTGTCTTGTTTTGCCGAGAATGATCCTCGAACGAATCCAACGAATCCAACCAACCCGACGAATCCACCAGCCGGTTGCTCGTTTTCGGAGGGTCAGTACTTGTTAACGACGTCCTGGGGGGAAGCTATTTATGCCCATCTCTACAATGGCTATTTCTACGCTGCCTACCAGGATGGAACGAACTTCAAACCCCGCCATTGGCTGGAAGCTATCAGTTACAGTCAGGCCAATTGCTTTGCTGAAGAGGATCCGAGAAGTAATCCAAACCAGCCCACCAATCCGACGAACCCAACTAATCCGCCATCTGGCGGAAGCTTAAACTTTCAGATTGTGAGTTATGACTGTAACACCGGTGTTTTGCAATACAAATTCACCAGTGGGGATACTTCTCCAGTTACTGTATCATTACCCGGAATCTTTGGGGGTACCATGAATCCCAATACGGTAACGACCTATACCTTCCCTAGTGATGGGAAAGTGGGGCGAACCGTTACGGGTTCAGCTACTCAGTCAGGCAATCAAATTGCGATCAACTTTACCAATGGCTGTAATTTAGGCGCTCGAATGGGGACCTTTGGACGCTCTCTTTCCAATAATATAGAAGAGACCAAAGAGTTTAATGTATTTCCCAATCCGAGCAATGGTTCATTCAGCCTCCTCATGGAGACGATAGAAAAGCAGGAGTATAAAATTATCATTACGGATTCGTTTGGGCGAATCCTGGAAGAACGTAAATTTATGGGTAATGGCTTTTCGCACGAAAATAAGTTTGATTTATCGAATAAGGCGTTTGGTACGATTCTCATTCAAGTCAGCCACGGCTCGATTCGAGGCAGTAAAAAGCTAATCCTTCAAAAATAA
- a CDS encoding ligand-binding sensor domain-containing protein, with amino-acid sequence MRVVLFLGAILYGWIGLGLLNAQQRPVSFEFRHVQEEDGLSFNFISCFLHDRDGFLWVGTFDGLNRYDGNHFTTFKYLRTNQNGLLNNAVHDLCEDLDGNIWMAMEGGIGWYGKKTRQFRYISSMNGRALGSCNNILCDRNGDIWFTSDRQGLFRYLISPGTIQAFPYDPVHDPLGTTTRIVKNGLLLDPHQNGLWIADGRGLRYFDIGSRQFTDSRHNPRALPIFNQHHTSALTLDGTERLIFSDNIDHRIVVYNLHTQQLERTVTPVSRAQRDVFDIATIFVDRQHNLWTSSWNHVVFYIEARSYQCTELTHTNAKNTSIAADFFWAGWQHPDGTIWLGTVNGISYTNPERAFYDVYDLGTLFSELVDERGIISFLEDADGSWWLGTSIRGLLHYFPQTNQLDVYRLPDGTPKYPYGLPITGLQAYGNELYIGTQNALFVFDKSRKTFSGLPLPSVIREKTIYLRNFRLQHDSLWVFGESKQTFCYQLTQKKWTNYPILSPSKDPRFRVRFSLIDQKGNLWLEVYPEGLAWFSKQNGQFTLVDVPQGTPYEQTITSFSEDKKGSFWMASGGYGLIRYDPYKKQVSRWTENEGLSYDYCESVLADRSGTIWIGAHNKFSVFSTAKNRFLNFTLPLNQSNIEYQNYLFPLRNGHILSAQKGYLVELKPEKINHPPTKEKVLISSMILPDTTYLLPGSGDGIELAATDNTFSIQFSVLAQLQETPYRYLYKLEGYDNNWLEAITPGSISYGKLPGGNYAFQVKAVDINGVETPVSTLAIHIDTLFYKSIWFWALIALLVLGLLYRSIRSKAYQTAKLHHLNLQATRLERDKAEIHYQNLINHLNPHFLFNSLTSLNSLILTKPKEASLFLRKLSAIYRYILQNKDKEVISLANELAFARNYVELQKSRFEDGLLVSFTIDPQLLERQIVPVTIQNLIENAIKHNTIEGENPLIIQVYTEAESLIVMNTLQRKLFVETSNKQGLASLKSLYHYLSKREVEVNETATHFTVIVPLL; translated from the coding sequence ATGAGAGTCGTTCTTTTTTTAGGGGCCATCCTATACGGCTGGATCGGGCTGGGGTTGCTTAACGCTCAGCAACGACCCGTGTCATTCGAGTTTCGGCACGTACAGGAGGAAGATGGGTTAAGTTTCAATTTTATCAGCTGCTTCCTGCACGACCGTGACGGTTTCCTGTGGGTCGGTACATTCGATGGGTTAAATCGCTACGATGGAAATCATTTTACAACCTTCAAATACCTTCGTACCAACCAGAATGGCCTGCTGAATAACGCCGTACATGACCTTTGCGAAGACCTTGATGGCAACATCTGGATGGCCATGGAAGGGGGAATTGGATGGTATGGAAAAAAAACGAGGCAGTTTCGGTATATCAGTTCAATGAACGGTCGTGCACTCGGCTCATGTAACAATATTCTCTGTGATCGTAACGGTGATATATGGTTTACGAGTGATCGGCAGGGTTTGTTTCGGTACCTGATTTCGCCCGGAACGATTCAGGCTTTTCCGTATGATCCCGTTCACGATCCGTTGGGAACAACGACCCGAATTGTGAAAAACGGTCTGCTGTTGGACCCTCATCAGAATGGGCTCTGGATTGCGGATGGCAGAGGACTGCGCTATTTTGACATCGGCAGCCGACAATTTACCGATAGCCGCCATAACCCTCGCGCATTACCCATCTTTAATCAGCACCATACATCAGCACTAACCCTGGATGGTACGGAGCGATTGATTTTCTCAGACAATATCGATCACCGGATCGTTGTCTACAATTTGCATACACAGCAGCTTGAGCGAACAGTTACGCCGGTTAGCCGGGCTCAACGTGACGTATTTGACATTGCCACTATTTTTGTGGATCGGCAACATAACCTCTGGACAAGCTCCTGGAATCATGTCGTATTTTACATCGAAGCCAGGAGCTATCAGTGTACTGAATTAACCCATACAAATGCGAAGAATACATCGATTGCCGCCGATTTTTTCTGGGCAGGCTGGCAACACCCTGATGGTACAATCTGGCTGGGAACCGTCAACGGTATTTCCTACACGAATCCAGAGCGGGCATTCTACGATGTATATGATCTGGGTACATTATTTTCCGAACTAGTAGACGAACGCGGTATTATCAGTTTTCTGGAAGATGCTGACGGCTCCTGGTGGCTTGGCACCTCAATCCGCGGGCTGCTGCACTATTTCCCACAAACGAATCAGCTCGACGTATATAGGCTACCGGATGGGACACCGAAGTATCCATATGGCTTGCCGATCACCGGTTTGCAGGCTTATGGAAATGAATTATATATCGGAACTCAAAATGCGCTGTTTGTATTCGATAAATCCCGAAAAACGTTCTCCGGCCTACCGTTGCCATCAGTGATTCGGGAGAAGACTATTTACCTCCGAAACTTTCGGTTGCAACACGACAGTTTGTGGGTATTCGGTGAAAGCAAACAAACATTTTGTTACCAGCTTACTCAAAAAAAATGGACAAACTATCCGATCCTGTCACCTTCGAAAGACCCCAGATTTAGGGTGCGTTTTTCCCTGATCGATCAGAAAGGAAATCTCTGGCTGGAAGTATATCCGGAGGGGCTTGCCTGGTTTTCGAAACAGAATGGCCAGTTTACGCTGGTCGATGTACCGCAGGGCACCCCTTATGAACAAACAATTACCTCGTTTTCGGAGGACAAAAAGGGGAGTTTCTGGATGGCCTCCGGTGGATACGGCTTGATCCGGTATGATCCCTATAAAAAACAGGTCAGCCGCTGGACAGAAAATGAAGGACTTTCCTACGATTATTGCGAGTCAGTTCTGGCGGATCGTTCGGGTACTATCTGGATAGGCGCTCACAATAAGTTTTCGGTGTTTTCGACTGCGAAGAATCGCTTTCTGAATTTTACGTTGCCACTGAACCAATCAAATATCGAATACCAGAATTATCTGTTCCCGCTGCGAAACGGGCATATTCTTTCGGCACAAAAGGGGTATCTGGTTGAGCTTAAACCCGAAAAAATCAACCACCCACCAACGAAAGAGAAGGTCCTGATCAGCAGCATGATACTGCCTGACACAACGTACCTGCTGCCGGGTTCTGGCGATGGAATCGAGTTGGCGGCCACTGACAATACTTTTTCAATTCAGTTTTCTGTGTTGGCGCAGCTTCAGGAAACGCCCTATCGTTACTTATACAAACTCGAAGGGTACGACAACAACTGGCTGGAAGCAATAACACCGGGGAGTATTTCATACGGTAAACTGCCTGGTGGCAACTATGCGTTTCAGGTAAAAGCGGTCGATATAAATGGGGTCGAGACGCCAGTCAGTACCCTGGCCATTCATATTGATACGCTCTTTTATAAATCGATCTGGTTCTGGGCGCTGATTGCCCTATTGGTACTTGGATTACTTTATCGCTCGATTCGATCAAAAGCGTATCAAACTGCGAAACTACACCACCTGAACCTACAGGCAACCCGGCTGGAACGCGATAAGGCCGAAATCCATTACCAGAACCTGATCAATCACCTTAATCCGCACTTCCTGTTCAATAGTCTGACGTCGTTAAATAGCCTGATACTCACAAAGCCTAAAGAAGCATCGTTGTTTTTGAGGAAGTTGTCGGCCATCTACCGGTACATCCTGCAAAATAAAGATAAAGAAGTGATCAGCCTGGCCAATGAGCTCGCTTTTGCCCGGAATTATGTTGAACTCCAGAAGTCACGATTCGAGGATGGGCTGCTGGTAAGTTTTACGATTGATCCTCAGTTGCTTGAGCGGCAGATTGTGCCCGTAACAATTCAGAATCTGATTGAAAATGCTATAAAACATAATACCATCGAAGGTGAGAATCCGCTCATCATTCAGGTGTATACCGAAGCCGAAAGCTTGATTGTCATGAACACCTTACAGCGGAAATTATTCGTGGAAACCTCGAATAAACAGGGTTTGGCCAGTCTCAAATCGCTCTATCATTATTTAAGTAAGCGTGAGGTAGAAGTAAACGAAACGGCAACGCATTTTACGGTGATTGTGCCACTATTATGA
- a CDS encoding NAD(P)/FAD-dependent oxidoreductase, with protein sequence MRHIAILGNGIAGITAAREIRKKSDDRITVVSAETDHFFSRTALMYVYMGHLEFHHTKPYEDWFWAKNRIELVRAQVTGVDFDQKRLLYSDGQPLSYDVLILAVGSKPNFFDWPGQQLRGVQGLYGKPDLDQMEANTNDIRQAVIVGGGLIGIELCEMLNSRGIQVTFLVREGSFWNSVLPADESALVTRHIREHHIDIQTNTELAEIKGDGTGRVKSVITKDGTEIPAQFVGISVGVSPSIDFLKNTPVETDRGILVNQYLETNVPDVYAIGDCVQHLTPPPGRKPVEQIWYTGRIMGETVARTILGNRTPYQPGVFFNSAKFFDIEYQTYGTVYNQLPDGEQSFYWEHPNRKIALRINYQETLGAVVGMNTFGIRQRQEVWQQWIVEGKDIRYVLEHLPQANFDPEFFRQYESEIIAQFNAENPGRELKLKAKKGLFNLFRG encoded by the coding sequence ATGCGCCATATCGCTATTCTTGGTAACGGCATTGCCGGTATCACCGCTGCCCGTGAGATCCGTAAAAAAAGTGACGACCGTATTACCGTCGTCTCCGCCGAAACAGACCATTTCTTCTCCCGGACTGCTCTGATGTACGTTTATATGGGGCATCTGGAGTTTCACCATACAAAGCCCTATGAAGATTGGTTCTGGGCGAAAAACCGAATAGAACTGGTAAGGGCGCAGGTAACGGGCGTGGACTTTGACCAGAAGAGACTCCTATATTCCGATGGGCAACCACTTTCGTATGATGTGCTGATTCTGGCGGTTGGCTCTAAACCTAATTTTTTCGATTGGCCGGGGCAGCAGTTGCGGGGCGTTCAGGGATTGTATGGGAAACCTGATCTCGATCAAATGGAGGCCAATACAAACGATATCAGACAGGCAGTAATCGTTGGCGGAGGGTTAATTGGTATTGAACTCTGCGAAATGTTGAATTCGCGTGGCATTCAGGTTACGTTTCTGGTACGCGAAGGCAGTTTCTGGAACTCTGTATTACCCGCCGACGAATCGGCATTGGTGACCCGGCATATTCGGGAGCATCACATCGATATCCAGACCAATACGGAACTGGCTGAAATTAAGGGCGATGGTACGGGCCGGGTTAAGTCGGTTATTACGAAAGATGGCACCGAAATTCCGGCTCAGTTTGTGGGTATATCCGTTGGCGTTAGTCCCAGTATTGATTTTCTGAAAAATACCCCAGTGGAAACGGATCGGGGTATTTTGGTTAATCAGTATCTGGAAACAAATGTGCCGGACGTGTATGCCATTGGCGATTGCGTGCAGCACCTGACACCCCCGCCGGGACGGAAGCCGGTGGAGCAGATCTGGTATACGGGGCGCATTATGGGCGAAACCGTTGCCAGAACGATTCTGGGTAATCGAACACCATATCAGCCGGGAGTTTTCTTTAACTCCGCGAAGTTTTTCGACATCGAGTATCAAACCTATGGTACTGTTTATAATCAGCTTCCCGATGGCGAGCAATCGTTTTATTGGGAACACCCAAACCGAAAAATTGCCTTACGGATTAATTATCAGGAGACGCTCGGAGCCGTAGTTGGTATGAATACGTTCGGAATTCGGCAACGACAGGAAGTTTGGCAGCAGTGGATTGTAGAGGGTAAAGACATACGCTATGTGTTGGAGCATCTCCCTCAGGCCAACTTCGATCCGGAATTTTTTCGTCAGTACGAGTCCGAAATTATAGCGCAGTTCAATGCTGAAAATCCAGGTCGGGAGCTGAAGTTAAAGGCGAAAAAAGGGTTATTTAATTTGTTTAGAGGTTGA